In Synechococcus sp. A18-25c, a single window of DNA contains:
- a CDS encoding alpha/beta fold hydrolase, giving the protein MRLVQRFRIPALTAALGSLLLVQPSAAADRLTFTLPLFEEQFSLDLTRAYTAQELIDSNPDLQELDRAGSGAVQRLMEALLTAPLPQTTGDIVNQSLGHPLFEQALIAASELVQVTGIPVDTSGRMLADALAAAYRDDEPHLLGLLRHVPGEEITLNLEVLAFYANRLRRNQDDARALVQQTTAATPVSAEVMAGLDSGWSRDHRSVAVAHRVRPLEVTVIAPKRSSNGRLVVISHGLWDEPASFEGWAHLLAAHGFAVLLPRHPGSDAEQQRALLQGEQPPPSSEELRLRPMDVTALIDAVAAGQLLSEFRLDTDAVAVVGHSWGATSALQLSGLQTTSRKLAVRCLDPNDPDRNLSWLLQCSWLDGADQGSLADPRVRTAVVVSPPLRLLFDESSGPAMHAKVLLVSGTRDWVVPSDPEAVVPLRNGQPMANGHRIVLASGGDHFNLWAPIDAEEPPVLAPLILAWINEQLEVTDSFRFSSGGWGNERVPLLDITPKL; this is encoded by the coding sequence ATGAGGCTTGTCCAGCGCTTTCGGATCCCTGCACTCACCGCTGCTTTGGGGTCGTTGTTGCTGGTTCAACCGTCCGCTGCGGCTGATCGGCTCACGTTTACGCTGCCGCTGTTTGAGGAACAATTCAGTCTCGACCTCACCAGGGCATATACGGCCCAGGAGTTGATTGATTCCAATCCGGATCTGCAGGAACTTGATCGTGCGGGCAGTGGTGCAGTCCAGCGACTGATGGAGGCTTTGCTCACCGCACCTCTTCCTCAAACCACAGGGGACATCGTCAATCAGTCGCTTGGTCATCCCTTGTTCGAGCAGGCTTTGATCGCTGCGTCTGAACTGGTGCAAGTCACCGGTATTCCCGTTGATACCAGTGGTCGCATGCTCGCGGATGCTCTGGCCGCGGCCTACCGCGACGATGAGCCTCATCTTCTGGGCTTGCTTCGCCATGTGCCTGGTGAGGAGATCACGTTGAATCTCGAGGTGCTGGCCTTCTACGCCAATCGTCTGCGGCGCAATCAGGATGATGCCAGGGCACTGGTGCAGCAGACCACGGCCGCCACACCGGTTTCTGCCGAGGTGATGGCGGGTCTTGATTCCGGTTGGAGCCGCGATCATCGATCCGTTGCTGTGGCCCATCGCGTCCGGCCTCTGGAGGTGACGGTGATCGCTCCTAAGCGATCCTCCAATGGTCGTCTGGTGGTCATATCCCATGGTCTCTGGGATGAACCGGCCAGTTTTGAGGGCTGGGCGCATCTTTTGGCAGCCCATGGCTTCGCCGTGTTGTTACCCCGCCATCCCGGCAGCGATGCGGAGCAGCAGCGAGCGCTTCTTCAGGGTGAACAACCCCCACCATCGTCAGAAGAGCTGCGACTGCGTCCGATGGATGTCACCGCGCTGATCGATGCCGTCGCTGCCGGTCAACTGTTGTCGGAGTTCAGACTTGATACCGATGCTGTCGCGGTCGTTGGCCACTCCTGGGGTGCCACAAGCGCTCTTCAGTTGAGTGGGTTGCAAACCACCAGCAGAAAGCTCGCTGTCCGTTGCCTGGATCCCAATGATCCCGATCGCAACCTCAGCTGGTTGTTGCAGTGCAGCTGGCTGGATGGAGCTGACCAGGGATCCTTGGCCGATCCCAGGGTTCGGACCGCTGTGGTCGTGAGCCCGCCTCTGCGATTGCTCTTTGATGAGTCGAGTGGTCCTGCAATGCACGCCAAGGTGCTGCTGGTGAGTGGCACCCGCGACTGGGTGGTGCCTTCGGATCCGGAGGCGGTTGTTCCTCTGCGCAATGGTCAGCCAATGGCGAACGGTCATCGGATCGTGTTGGCCTCCGGTGGCGATCACTTCAATCTCTGGGCTCCGATTGATGCCGAAGAGCCGCCGGTTCTCGCCCCACTCATCTTGGCCTGGATCAACGAACAGTTGGAGGTGACTGATTCATTCCGTTTCAGCAGTGGTGGCTGGGGGAATGAACGGGTACCTCTTCTTGATATCACTCCAAAGTTATGA
- the uvrA gene encoding excinuclease ABC subunit UvrA, translating into MGRTAPNSKASSPAKPVSLSAGSDEDVIRVRGARQHNLKNVDVTIPRNKLVVFTGVSGSGKSSLAFDTIFAEGQRRYVESLSAYARQFLGQVDKPDVDAIEGLSPAISIDQKSTSHNPRSTVGTVTEIQDYLRLLFGRAGEPHCPKCDRPIRPQTIDEMVDQILTLPEGTRYQLLAPVVRGKKGTHTKLISGLAAEGFARVRINGEVRELADNIELDKNHNHNIEVVVDRLVAREGIQERLTDSLRTSLKRGDGLAIVEVVPKKDEELPQGLERERLYSENFACPEHGSVIEELSPRLFSFNSPYGACEACHGIGHLRKFTRERVIPDPSLPVYAAVAPWAEKDNSYYFSLLYSVGEAFGFEIKTPWQELTEEQQDVLLNGSRDPILIQADSRYRKGQTGYHRPFEGILPILERQLRDASGESQRQKLEKYLELVPCSSCAGKRLRPEALAVRIGPYRITDLTAVSVGQTLERIEQLMGVGAFEGEQPLLTDRQMQIGDLVLREIRMRLRFLLDVGLDYLSLDRPAMTLSGGEAQRIRLATQIGAGLTGVLYVLDEPSIGLHQRDNDRLLATLERLRDLGNTLVVVEHDEDTIRAADHLVDIGPGAGVHGGHIVAEGSLQDLLNAEESLTGAYLSGERSIPTPPERRLAGTRSLKLQECSRNNLKNVSVEFPLGRLVSVTGVSGSGKSTLVNELLHPALEHGLGHKVPFPSGLGELRGLKSIDKVIVIDQSPIGRTPRSNPATYTGAFDPIRQVFAATVEAKARGYQVGQFSFNVKGGRCEACKGQGVNVIEMNFLPDVYVQCDVCKGARFNRETLQVTYKGYTIADVLQMTVEQAADVFSAIPQAADRLRTLVDVGLGYVKLGQPAPTLSGGEAQRVKLATELSRRATGKTLYLIDEPTTGLSFYDVHKLMDVMQRLVDKGNSIICIEHNLDVIRCSDWLIDLGPEGGDRGGQIVACGTPEEVAQHPTSYTGRYLAKVLKQHPPENLPLAA; encoded by the coding sequence ATGGGGCGCACCGCTCCCAACTCGAAGGCCTCATCGCCGGCGAAGCCGGTCAGCCTGAGTGCTGGATCCGATGAGGACGTGATCCGCGTGCGGGGGGCCCGCCAGCACAACCTCAAGAACGTTGATGTCACCATCCCCCGCAATAAGTTGGTGGTGTTCACCGGCGTGAGCGGAAGTGGTAAGAGCTCACTCGCTTTCGACACGATCTTTGCGGAGGGTCAGCGCCGTTACGTCGAGAGTCTTTCTGCCTATGCCCGCCAGTTTCTGGGACAGGTGGACAAGCCGGATGTGGATGCCATCGAAGGGCTTTCACCGGCTATTTCGATCGATCAGAAATCCACCAGTCACAATCCCCGATCAACAGTTGGCACTGTCACGGAGATTCAGGACTACCTTCGTTTGCTGTTCGGTCGCGCCGGCGAACCTCACTGCCCGAAGTGTGATCGGCCGATTCGCCCTCAGACCATCGATGAGATGGTCGATCAGATTCTGACTCTGCCGGAGGGAACTCGCTATCAGCTGCTGGCACCGGTGGTGCGCGGCAAGAAAGGGACCCACACCAAGTTGATCAGTGGTTTAGCTGCTGAGGGTTTCGCCAGAGTTCGCATCAACGGAGAGGTGCGCGAACTTGCTGACAACATCGAGCTCGACAAGAACCACAATCACAACATTGAAGTGGTGGTGGATCGCCTCGTTGCCCGGGAGGGCATCCAGGAACGACTGACAGATTCATTGCGCACCTCGCTCAAGCGCGGCGATGGTTTGGCCATCGTTGAGGTGGTTCCCAAAAAAGACGAGGAACTCCCTCAAGGGCTCGAAAGAGAGCGCCTCTATTCGGAGAACTTCGCTTGTCCTGAACACGGCTCAGTGATCGAGGAGTTGTCTCCTCGGTTGTTCTCTTTCAACAGTCCATACGGTGCCTGTGAGGCTTGTCACGGCATCGGCCACTTGCGCAAGTTCACCCGTGAGCGGGTGATCCCAGATCCTTCCCTGCCGGTGTACGCCGCTGTGGCCCCCTGGGCCGAGAAAGACAATTCCTATTACTTCTCCTTGCTCTACTCCGTCGGTGAGGCGTTCGGTTTCGAGATCAAGACCCCTTGGCAGGAGCTGACGGAAGAGCAGCAAGACGTGCTGCTCAACGGCAGCCGAGATCCCATCTTGATCCAGGCAGACAGCCGTTATCGCAAGGGTCAGACGGGCTATCACCGTCCATTTGAGGGCATCCTGCCGATTCTGGAGCGACAGCTCCGTGACGCCAGTGGTGAGTCCCAGCGTCAAAAGTTGGAGAAGTATCTGGAACTGGTGCCTTGTTCCAGCTGCGCTGGAAAACGTCTGCGTCCTGAGGCTCTGGCCGTTCGGATCGGGCCTTATCGGATTACCGATCTCACCGCTGTGAGCGTGGGCCAGACCCTGGAACGGATTGAGCAGTTGATGGGTGTCGGTGCATTCGAGGGCGAGCAACCGCTGCTGACCGATCGCCAAATGCAGATCGGTGATCTCGTGCTGCGTGAAATCCGCATGCGCCTGCGTTTTCTCCTGGATGTCGGATTGGATTACCTGAGTCTTGATCGGCCGGCGATGACCCTTTCAGGCGGCGAAGCGCAACGCATCCGCCTGGCCACGCAGATCGGCGCCGGTCTAACCGGGGTGCTCTATGTGCTCGACGAACCGAGCATCGGCTTGCATCAGCGGGATAACGACCGTTTGCTGGCCACCCTCGAGCGGCTGCGAGACCTGGGTAACACCCTCGTGGTGGTGGAACACGATGAAGACACGATTCGCGCCGCTGACCACCTGGTGGACATCGGTCCGGGTGCCGGTGTGCATGGCGGCCACATCGTGGCCGAGGGATCGTTGCAGGATCTTCTGAATGCGGAGGAGTCCCTCACAGGGGCCTACCTCAGTGGTGAGCGCAGCATCCCCACCCCTCCTGAGCGTCGTTTGGCAGGGACGCGCAGCCTCAAGCTTCAGGAGTGCTCCCGCAACAATCTCAAAAATGTGAGTGTGGAGTTTCCACTGGGTCGGTTGGTGTCCGTCACCGGTGTGAGTGGCAGCGGCAAGAGCACCCTGGTGAATGAGCTGCTTCATCCCGCACTCGAGCACGGTCTTGGCCACAAAGTTCCGTTCCCTAGCGGTCTGGGTGAGCTGCGCGGACTGAAGTCAATCGACAAGGTGATTGTGATCGACCAATCACCGATCGGCCGGACGCCTCGCTCCAACCCTGCGACCTACACCGGCGCGTTCGATCCGATCCGTCAGGTCTTTGCTGCCACTGTTGAAGCCAAGGCCCGTGGCTATCAGGTGGGTCAGTTCAGCTTCAACGTCAAAGGCGGTCGCTGTGAGGCCTGCAAGGGGCAGGGTGTGAACGTGATCGAGATGAATTTCCTGCCAGACGTCTACGTGCAGTGTGATGTCTGCAAGGGAGCACGGTTCAACCGCGAGACCCTTCAAGTCACCTACAAGGGCTACACGATTGCTGATGTTCTGCAGATGACCGTGGAACAGGCGGCCGATGTGTTCTCGGCGATTCCCCAGGCGGCTGATCGCTTGCGCACCCTCGTGGATGTTGGCCTCGGATACGTGAAGCTCGGTCAGCCGGCACCAACCCTGTCCGGAGGCGAAGCTCAGCGGGTGAAGTTGGCCACGGAGTTGTCAAGGCGAGCCACCGGCAAGACGCTCTATTTGATCGACGAACCCACCACCGGTCTCAGTTTCTATGACGTGCACAAATTGATGGATGTGATGCAGAGGTTGGTGGACAAGGGCAATTCGATCATCTGCATTGAGCACAATCTTGATGTGATTCGCTGCTCTGATTGGTTGATTGATCTGGGACCGGAGGGAGGTGATCGCGGTGGTCAGATCGTGGCCTGTGGAACGCCAGAGGAGGTTGCTCAACACCCAACCAGCTACACAGGGCGTTACCTCGCCAAAGTGTTGAAGCAGCATCCACCGGAGAACCTCCCCCTCGCGGCATGA